One genomic segment of Brassica napus cultivar Da-Ae chromosome A3, Da-Ae, whole genome shotgun sequence includes these proteins:
- the LOC106440239 gene encoding transcription factor KUA1-like, whose product MTRRCSHCNQNGHNSRTCPNRGVKLFGVRLTEGSIRKSASMGNLSHHSGSGLSGLVSGSPGDGPDHDGYASEDFVPGSSSSRERKKGNPWREEEHRMFLLGLQKLGKGDWRGISRNYVKTRTPTQVASHAQKYFIRQSNVSRRKRRSSLFDIVPDEIMDSQEMEAEDIPMQGSDSVPAPLTLETEECESMKSTNSSGDEPPTVTASASFGSEDTIQTQLQVQPTPGSFPVLYPAYFSPFYSFPFPVWPAAPVYVTEQVKEETHEILRPTAVHSKAAPINVDQLLGMSKLSLKESSLNGVSEQSLSLKLIGGSVSRQSAFHPNPASGGGSDMNTVIHAV is encoded by the exons ATGACTCGCCGCTGCTCTCACTGCAACCAAAACGGACACAACTCACGAACATGTCCGAATCGTGGTGTTAAGCTCTTCGGTGTTCGTCTCACCGAGGGCTCGATACGCAAAAGTGCCAGTATGGGTAATCTCAGCCACCACTCGGGTTCAGGATTGAGTGGACTCGTGTCGGGCTCTCCCGGTGATGGCCCTGACCACGACGGTTACGCCTCCGAGGATTTTGTTCCCGGCTCATCCTCTAGCCGTGAGAGGAAGAAAG GGAACCCATGGAGGGAAGAGGAGCATAGGATGTTCTTGTTGGGTCTACAGAAGCTGGGGAAAGGTGATTGGAGAGGTATCTCCAGGAACTATGTGAAGACGAGGACACCTACTCAAGTTGCAAGTCACGCTCAGAAGTATTTCATCAGACAGTCCAATGTCTCTCGCCGCAAGAGACGTTCTAGTCTCTTTGATATTGTTCCTGATGAG ATAATGGATTCTCAAGAGATGGAAGCTGAGGACATTCCAATGCAGGGCAGTGACTCTGTTCCGGCACCGTTGACCCTTGAGACGGAAGAGTGTGAGTCAATGAAATCCACCAACTCTAGTGGTGATGAGCCACCAACTGTGACGGCCTCTGCTTCTTTCGGATCGGAAGACACCATCCAAACGCAGCTACAAGTACAACCAACTCCTGGTTCATTCCCTGTGCTGTATCCGGCTTACTTCTCACCATTCTACTCATTCCCCTTCCCGGTATGGCCTGCTGCGCCGGTGTATGTTACCGAGCAGGTGAAGGAGGAGACTCACGAGATTCTCAGGCCAACAGCTGTGCACTCAAAAGCTGCTCCGATTAATGTTGATCAACTTCTTGGTATGTCTAAGCTCAGCCTCAAGGAGTCTAGCCTAAACGGTGTATCAGAACAGTCTCTTTCATTGAAACTCATTGGAGGTTCGGTTTCAAGGCAATCAGCGTTTCATCCAAATCCAGCTAGTGGTGGTGGTTCGGACATGAACACCGTGATTCATGCTGTCTAA
- the LOC106440242 gene encoding uncharacterized protein LOC106440242: protein MSTSPAHMKKSLHGFSSPLTLGPQVSAAVTDVDPKSDPSPETPPVSNRTVASRSSRQPRLSFSSLAPSSERDHHKKAKSDENPPRREEAPASAEEEDEKRKWNLRPRKACGGSKKGSGAVPAEACGGGGASEAKSQKPVAAVVEAKSNRQRGIPAESPGLGGGGGGVEAKNENHRLWVALSRDEIEEDVFSMSGNRPSRRPRKRTKTLQKHLDVIFPGLCLVGMNADCFRVSTSPAKR, encoded by the exons ATGTCTACTTCGCCGGCGCATATGAAGAAGTCTCTCCACGGCTTCTCTTCTCCCCTCACCCTTGGACCTCAAGTCTCCGCTGCTGTCACTGACGTCGACCCCAAATCGGACCCATCGCCGGAGACGCCCCCTGTTTCCAACCGAACCGTCGCGTCGCGATCGTCTCGTCAGCCGCGCCTCTCCTTCTCCTCACTCGCTCCGTCGTCCGAGCGCGATCACCATAAGAAGGCGAAGTCCGACGAGAATCCGCCGCGGAGAGAGGAAGCTCCGGCgtcggcggaggaggaggacgaGAAGAGGAAGTGGAATCTGCGGCCGAGGAAGGCGTGCGGCGGTTCGAAGAAGGGGAGCGGCGCGGTCCCCGCGGAGGCGTGCGGCGGAGGAGGAGCTTCGGAGGCGAAGAGTCAGAAACCAGTCGCGGCGGTGGTGGAGGCGAAATCGAACAGGCAGAGAGGGATTCCGGCGGAGTCTCCCGGGTTAGGCGGCGGCGGCGGGGGCGTGGAGGCGAAGAACGAGAATCACAGGCTATGGGTGGCTCTGTCTCGTGACGAGATCGAGGAAGACGTGTTCAGCATGAGTGGGAACAGGCCTTCTCGTCGACCTCGGAAGAGGACTAAGACTTTGCAGAAACATCTCGAT GTTATCTTCCCTGGGTTGTGTCTTGTGGGGATGAATGCTGATTGCTTCAGAGTATCCACTTCTCCCGCTAAG CGATGA
- the LOC106440241 gene encoding homeobox-leucine zipper protein HAT1 → MMMGKEDLSLSLSLGFAQTHHPHKLMNLKPTSSPISNLQMFPWNQTFVSSSDHQSQQLFTKINVNSLPVDLEEETGVSSLNSTISSNVSGKRRSEREGTSGGAGDDLDVTLDRSSSRGTSEEEEEEYGGEACRKKLRLSKDQSAVLEDTFKEHNTLNPKQKLALAKKLGLTARQVEVWFQNRRARTKLKQTEVDCEYLKRCVEKLTEENRRLEKEAAELRALKLSPRLYGHMSPPTTLLMCPSCERVAGPSNHNQRSVSLSPWLQMAHGSTFDVVHPRS, encoded by the exons ATGATGATGGGAAAAGAGGATTTGAGTTTAAGTCTGAGCTTGGGGTTTGCACAAACTCACCATCCTCACAAGCTGATGAATCTCAAACCCACTTCTTCACCCATATCTAATCTCCAGATGTTTCCATGGAACCAAACCTTTGTTTCCTCCTCAG ATCATCAAAGCCAACAGTTGTTTACGAAAATAAACGTGAACAGCTTGCCGGTTGATTTGGAGGAGGAGACAGGAGTTTCTTCCCTAAACAGCACGATCTCTAGCAACGTGAGCGGCAAGAGGAGAAGCGAGAGAGAAGGAACATCAGGTGGTGCTGGAGATGATCTCGACGTCACTTTGGATCGATCTTCCTCACGTGGAACctcggaggaagaagaagaagaatacggTGGAGAGGCTTGTCGGAAGAAGCTTAGGCTATCCAAAGATCAGTCCGCTGTTCTCGAAGACACTTTCAAGGAGCACAATACTCTAAACCCC AAACAGAAGCTGGCTTTGGCTAAGAAGCTAGGCTTAACCGCAAGACAAGTGGAAGTGTGGTTCCAAAACAGAAGAGCAAG GACCAAGTTGAAGCAAACTGAAGTAGACTGCGAGTATTTGAAGAGATGCGTAGAGAAACTGACTGAAGAGAATAGACGGCTCGAGAAAGAGGCTGCGGAGTTGAGGGCACTAAAGCTTTCACCGAGATTGTATGGTCATATGAGTCCACCAACCACGCTTCTCATGTGTCCATCATGCGAACGTGTGGCCGGACCATCCAACCACAACCAACGGTCTGTGTCTTTGAGCCCGTGGCTCCAAATGGCACATGGGTCAACTTTTGATGTGGTGCATCCTAGATCTTAA